The sequence CTCAATCTGTTTGGAAGGAAAAAACagtccatttttaaaaggtgaagcattcagtccgagctacggaaacagattagggccagtttggatggagactgttgtcatATATGTTGATTTGGCTCTCGTCCGCTTCTGTAAACCTTCCACTTTTATCAAGTTATTGAATTTTGAGTTAATTTTCGAAATTCTGACTTTACTCTggtcttttcaactttaatcttgatttgctcattattattttctccatcaaaattggccctaatccacttCCGTAGAGGcaagatttaaaatgtaagtaaACAATTTATTTCAGGCCTTTTAAACACTTGTTTATAAAAAGGCAGAAAGCATCTTTGATTTGATTAAAATACTggtgtcatttcaacaaaaacaagattaaGTTTTCCTTAATGTGTCTCACAAAGGGAACATTTACTGAAACCTGAAGAGTGCTTTTAGGACTTTATCttctttaatgattttttttctttgtgtttggtcagtgtttgaGACTGAAACAAATGGAAAAGGAATCTTTTGTTCCATTTCTTTGAGATTTTCTTGTGTTTGCgagtgtttttatgtattttttaccGGTTCTGCCTTCTGTGGTTGAACTGAACAGAGGCGTACTGGACGTCATTGCCATCTCCACTAGGTTCCACTTCAGAGATCTAATGAACCAAGAAAACAtagaaacaaaatgtttattgttatagttagatatttattatacatgattaatattgaaaaataaatgaaacgttATCCTCCTccttcataataataataataataataataataataataataataataataatattctttaAGAAACACTCACAAAACTAACAGCTGTGATAATAATTTAATACGTTGAAATTATTTGACTAGTTAAAGAAGAAGTGCAGGATGAAAagaacttttaatttgaaggaATACATAGAATTccaaaattaagagaaaaactAAAGATCttaaaagcaaaaaagtttaaagtttaaagtaaaaaaaaaaaaccccaaaaacttaAAGAAGTTGAAataacagaatttttttttttttttttttttttttaaaagaagcaaaaaacaaaataaaagaaaaaaaagtactgtgcaTAGAAAAGTGAAACAATaatagaattttgaggaaactTTTTCTCAAAGGCgaaaaaagtttaaacaataccaaaaaagacattgacaaaaaaaaaaaaaaaaagaaagacagttgAAATAAAAGTTTAGGTTTAAAAGAGTTAAAGATGAAGAAATTGATAAAtcacactgtttttttattttgaaagtcagtggattaaaagtagaaatatataaatatatttctgAATTTAGACGAGAGAGTGAAGAGTTGAAGAGTAAAAAGATAATCTGAATGTGATTTCGGACATGAACCTTTTGCTCCGTTACTCCTTGTTCTCCTTTTGAATCTTCTGCTGCTCGCTTCCTGCAACCAAACCAACACTTGTAAAGATTGCTGTGGTTATTCTGCTTAGTGACAACAACCATTGTTTTCAACATGTTTCACatttcatctcatttattttctcattaaTCGGGATCGATACTCATTAATAAACAGGGACACACTCTAAAGTGTACAGTAAATACAAACTCTATTGTTTTCTATGTGCTGCATCTTTAATAATGTAGGGCCCTATTCTCCGGTCTAGACTTAAGCGCATTTTTAcgtgcctgcagttacgcacttctctcctccggtccaggctcctgacacgcccaccgtgcgTAAAATAATTCTGTCTGGACCGGGTCTGGTTTTAGACGTAACTTTGGCTtcgtgcccattagcttagcccattagcttagcccattagcttagcccacatATCTGTCTGATAGCAGCTCGGCTTGAAGTGGTCCTCGCATACCATCAAATTTCACCCGAACGGAAAAGTTTTTAGTGTATGCCGTATCATTATTATGGGGCCAATGTCTGATAACTCTGACTTGATGTTGTTATTTGGCTTAGAGATGCAAAATAAATTAGTCGTcatcatcaatgtttcacttgttatttactcttgtagtggatcaaactgtggctttacattgtacatagtgttaaaatagttggaCGTCATTATAAGTGTTCGTCTAAAAGCATTTACGTACTGAGTGGAATAAAGTCAGGATTCACTAAGCTTTACTCTTTGAGTTACcgtttgatgatgatgaagacaaTCAGAGGAAAAATGAGAATCAGAATGAGTCCAAACACAACACCAAGGATCAGAAACAGACTTTGACCTGAAACACAGAGATCAgtgtatatattcatatattatgTATATGTTCTTTGTGTAACCAAAGGTTCTTCACCAGCAGAACTTCCTTTCTGCTCCTCCACCTTCAGCCTGTAGGGCAGCGACTTCGTCTTCTCATTGGTGCTCAGGGCACAGGTATAATTCCCAGAATCCTCTGGGGTCAGTGAGCTGAGCTGGAGGGCGGGGCCTGACTCTGGGAGGGCGTGGGCATTTCTGTACCATTTGACCTTCAGTTGGTGGAAGGTGCATAAAGACGTGCAGTGGAGTTTTAGGGTGTGGCCTCGTGGGAGGGCCGCCTCCGTCTGTGAGCTGTTGATCCTCATTTGAGTCGATTCTGTAGGAAAAAGACACAACTGTGCTCAGAGACCTAATGTGGCAACCTTATCCTGAAATGGTCACGTTGGGgttgtcaaactaattttagttcaagggccaaatacggaccagtttgatctcaagtgggccacaaattttaagtggggaaaaaactttaacattattttgccctagttttcaatactagttcaattcagtttaaaatatattgatttatcATTTACCATTGTTTATCTAATTTAGAGTAAACTTggggaattgtttgtgagaaatagcAAAATTTGTGGCAAAATttagttctttccacaattcttaataaagaaaatgactgcattaattttgatataaacaaagaaaaaatgcaagtccctaaaaatattgtgaagtttTATAAAATTGGTGAATTTTAGATACCAACAACTGGGTTACCggtatttggtcatttccacaATATATcacgttttctctgtcatttttactttctcctgcgggccaaat is a genomic window of Gouania willdenowi chromosome 16, fGouWil2.1, whole genome shotgun sequence containing:
- the LOC114478337 gene encoding uncharacterized protein LOC114478337, which codes for MKLKMMKLCSIFFLLTGAAAAPSVIYPFTSTCAVQGSTVTLPCSFTPLTFIQDDGGRKVQLQVVRVVWCKNHEICQGETPSVYDSKSPQKPGFKYLGDMKSNCTLQISDVQKQHNSTFRFRMEVNFTKGHFTNKTGVNLTVIESTQMRINSSQTEAALPRGHTLKLHCTSLCTFHQLKVKWYRNAHALPESGPALQLSSLTPEDSGNYTCALSTNEKTKSLPYRLKVEEQKGSSAGQSLFLILGVVFGLILILIFPLIVFIIIKRKRAAEDSKGEQGVTEQKISEVEPSGDGNDVQYASVQFNHRRQNRRVEEEAVIYSSVVRG